The genomic stretch GGGTCAATGAGCACATTGTAAGGAATGCCTTCAAACCCGAATGTGGATACCGCCTTGCTTTTCCAGAAAGCCAGGTCGCTCACATGGGTCCAGGTCAGCTGGTCCTGCTGTATGGCTTTGAGCCAGTCTTCTTTCTTCTGGTCCAGGGATACACCCAGGACGGTAAAATTCTTATCCTTGAACTGGTTGTAGGCGGCTACCACGGTAGGGTTTTCCAGGCGGCAGGGATGACACCAGCTGGCCCAGAAATCTACCAGTACATATTTGCCTTTATAGGAAGACAAAGCAATATTTTTTCCATTGGTATCCGGCAGCACCAGTTCCGGCGCTTTCTTACCGATCAGTGAATTTTCTTTGGTGGCGGCTTCTTTCTGCTGGGCGATAGCTTCTTCCTGTGCTTTATAGGCTTCGTATTTTTTCTTCAGCTCCAGCATGGTGGCGTCTTCAGGGAATTTGGTGTTCAGCTTGGCCAGCTCGGCCTCAAATTCAGGCTGCTGGAGGGTTTGAGCGGCACGGCCCAGCGCAAAGGAAGCTACAACCGGGTTGTTGAGGGTGCCGAGTGATTTTTTCAGGTAGTTATTCAACGTGTTCAGCGCCTGGTTCTTGCTGTTGGTGGCTGCCAGCAGGACAGAGTCACTGGCGCCAACGCGTTTCAGGCTGTCGAGATTGGCCATGGACTGTTCTATCCCGGTGCGGTGGTCTGCGTAGGTGAACAGGAAATCATGCAGCTGTTCGCTGGCTTCGGAGCCTTTAACAGAATAGAATTTTTCTTCTGAGGCAAAATCAATGGTCAGCTCAATAGTGCTGCCATCAAATACCAGTGGCACCATGGGGCCATTCTTCACTAATAAATTATACAGGCCCTGGTTGGCAGGATCTACTTTCAGTTTGAATGTTTTGCTGCCGGCGGCTACCACGGCGGAGTCCAGCTGTACCGGGGGCATCTCGCCACCAAAGGGTACTTCATAGAGCAGCAGGGTGATGGAGCCGTTCTCTACGGCTTTGGGATACAGTGCCGCTACCTGGTCGGCATTGGCAATGGTCCCTTCAATGGAAAGGGATTCCCTGGAATTGGCGGAGCAGGCTGCCAGCAGGCTGACAGCCAGTATCGCCAGCCAGCTGTTGCGGGAATACTGACGGATCTGAAAAAGGATGTTAAGGCTTTGTTTCATGACTAATTTTTAGCGTCTAATTTTTTTAAAAGTAATTCATTCGTCAACCGTGGATCAGCCTTTCCCCGGGAGAGCTTTTTCACTTCTCCCACAAAGAGGCCCATCAATCCTTTTTTACCTTTCCTGTACTCGGTCACCTTCTCCGGCATATTGTCTAGTACCTGGTCAACCCAGGCTGCCACATTGCCTGCATCGGAGTCCTGTACCAGGTTAAGGGCCCTGGCAGCATCCAGTGCGGCCTGTCCCGGCTCCTGCAGCAAGGCAGTGAATACGCGGGTGGAGGCAGTGGAGAAATTCAGTTGACCATTATCAATGAGCGTGATCAGTTCTGCAATGCTGGCGGGCTGCAGCGGAAACTGGCTGATGCCTGCATTGTGCTCGTTGAGCCAGGACTTCACCGGGCCCAGGAGCCAGTTGGCGGCAGCCTTGTAATTATCGGTATGCCGGATCACGGCTTCAAAATAATCGGCAGTTTCTTTTTCATCGCAGAGCACGCGGGCATCATAATCCGGCAGCTGCAGCTGGCCGGTGTAGCGGGCAATGCGTTGTTCCGGCAGGACAGGCAGTTGCTGACGGATGGTTTCCAGCAGCTGGTCGGAGACCTGGAAGGGCGTCAGATCAGGATCGGCAAAATACCGGTAATCATTGGCCTCTTCCTTGGTGCGCAGGGCAAAAGTGGTACCGTTATTGGCGTCAAA from Candidatus Pseudobacter hemicellulosilyticus encodes the following:
- a CDS encoding TlpA disulfide reductase family protein; translation: MKQSLNILFQIRQYSRNSWLAILAVSLLAACSANSRESLSIEGTIANADQVAALYPKAVENGSITLLLYEVPFGGEMPPVQLDSAVVAAGSKTFKLKVDPANQGLYNLLVKNGPMVPLVFDGSTIELTIDFASEEKFYSVKGSEASEQLHDFLFTYADHRTGIEQSMANLDSLKRVGASDSVLLAATNSKNQALNTLNNYLKKSLGTLNNPVVASFALGRAAQTLQQPEFEAELAKLNTKFPEDATMLELKKKYEAYKAQEEAIAQQKEAATKENSLIGKKAPELVLPDTNGKNIALSSYKGKYVLVDFWASWCHPCRLENPTVVAAYNQFKDKNFTVLGVSLDQKKEDWLKAIQQDQLTWTHVSDLAFWKSKAVSTFGFEGIPYNVLIDPQGTVVAEGLRGDALGRKLAEVLK